The following coding sequences are from one Methanosarcina sp. WWM596 window:
- a CDS encoding helix-turn-helix domain-containing protein has product MQEKIKEIAARVRELRELSEISVEKMAGYLQVSAETYEKYENGTEDIPASILFEIAHRLQVDMATLLTGEEPRMNIFTVTRDGKGVSVERRKQYRYQNLAEKFIHKKAEFFIVIVEPKSQGTKPDTNSHPGQEFNYVLEGSLKVYIHNNEIVLNEGDSIYFDSNYEHAMEALEGKPAKFLAVIM; this is encoded by the coding sequence ATGCAGGAAAAAATAAAGGAAATTGCAGCCCGTGTCCGTGAACTGCGGGAACTGTCCGAAATTTCTGTCGAAAAAATGGCAGGGTATCTTCAGGTCTCGGCTGAGACCTATGAGAAATACGAAAACGGAACAGAGGACATTCCAGCAAGCATACTTTTTGAAATTGCACACAGGTTGCAGGTAGACATGGCTACTCTTCTGACAGGAGAAGAGCCTCGCATGAATATTTTTACAGTCACAAGGGATGGAAAAGGGGTAAGTGTTGAAAGGAGAAAACAGTACAGATATCAGAACCTGGCTGAAAAGTTTATCCACAAAAAAGCGGAGTTCTTCATTGTTATAGTCGAACCCAAATCTCAGGGAACAAAACCTGATACTAACTCCCACCCGGGACAGGAATTCAACTATGTGCTTGAGGGAAGCCTGAAAGTCTACATCCATAATAATGAAATTGTCCTTAATGAAGGAGACTCCATTTATTTTGATTCCAACTATGAACATGCCATGGAAGCCCTAGAAGGAAAACCCGCTAAGTTCTTGGCAGTTATTATGTAA
- a CDS encoding AMP-binding protein, whose amino-acid sequence MTSLLSQFVSKTDFESYGDFRENFNILVPENFNFAYDVVDAYARDSPEKLAMIWCDDNGEERRFTFKDLKYYSDKAANFFAKYGIGKGDYVMLTLKSRYEFWYCILALHKLGAIAVPATHMLKTRDIVYRIEKAELKMIVCISENDVPEQVDEAHLECGDVPLKKAVVGGKAREGWIDFRKELEEISSIFERPTGEAATKNEDICLAYFSSGTAGFPKMVEHDNTYPLGHILTAKYWQNVEDDGLHYTVADSGWGKCVWGKLYGQWIAGCAVFVYDYDRFEAKNMLEKASKYGVTTFCAPPTIYRFLIKEDLTHYNFSTLQYAVVAGEPLNPEVFNRFLEFTGIKLMEGFGQTETVVSIATFPWMEPKPGSIGKPSPGFKIELMDRDGKICDVGEEGEIVINTKDGKPVGLFAHYGKDPGRTVETWHDGYYHTGDMAWMDEDGYLWFVGRADDIIKTSGYKVGPFEVESALIQHPAVLECAITGVPDPVRGQVIKATIVLTKDYTPSEALKKELQNHVKNVTAPYKYPRIVEFVPELPKTISGKIRRIEIRDQDQKQ is encoded by the coding sequence ATGACTTCCTTGCTGAGCCAATTCGTTTCCAAAACCGATTTTGAATCCTATGGGGATTTCCGGGAAAACTTCAATATCCTTGTCCCTGAAAACTTCAACTTTGCCTATGATGTGGTCGATGCCTATGCAAGAGATTCTCCTGAGAAACTTGCCATGATCTGGTGTGATGACAACGGGGAAGAGAGAAGGTTTACTTTTAAAGACCTGAAGTACTACAGCGATAAGGCTGCAAATTTCTTTGCAAAATATGGCATAGGAAAAGGCGACTATGTAATGCTGACCTTAAAGAGCCGTTACGAATTCTGGTACTGCATCCTGGCTCTCCATAAACTTGGAGCTATTGCTGTTCCTGCAACCCATATGCTGAAAACCCGGGACATCGTGTACAGAATTGAAAAAGCTGAATTAAAGATGATTGTATGCATATCAGAGAACGATGTCCCTGAACAGGTTGATGAAGCCCATTTAGAATGCGGGGATGTCCCTCTCAAAAAAGCCGTGGTGGGAGGGAAAGCCCGGGAAGGCTGGATTGATTTTAGAAAGGAACTTGAGGAAATTTCCTCGATCTTCGAACGCCCTACGGGCGAAGCTGCAACAAAGAACGAAGACATCTGCCTTGCCTACTTCTCTTCCGGGACCGCCGGTTTCCCAAAAATGGTAGAACATGACAACACCTACCCTCTGGGACATATCCTGACCGCAAAATACTGGCAGAATGTGGAGGATGACGGATTGCATTACACCGTTGCAGACAGCGGCTGGGGTAAATGTGTTTGGGGCAAGCTCTATGGGCAGTGGATAGCTGGCTGTGCGGTCTTTGTCTATGACTACGACCGGTTTGAAGCCAAAAACATGCTTGAAAAAGCCTCCAAATATGGCGTTACAACCTTTTGCGCCCCGCCCACGATCTACCGCTTCCTGATTAAAGAAGACCTCACCCATTATAACTTCAGTACTCTGCAGTATGCAGTAGTTGCAGGCGAACCTCTCAACCCTGAAGTCTTTAACCGCTTCCTTGAATTCACCGGAATTAAACTTATGGAAGGGTTCGGGCAGACCGAAACCGTTGTTTCCATTGCGACCTTCCCCTGGATGGAACCAAAACCGGGGTCTATCGGAAAGCCCAGTCCAGGGTTTAAGATTGAACTTATGGACAGGGACGGTAAGATCTGTGATGTTGGAGAAGAAGGGGAAATCGTAATCAACACAAAGGACGGAAAACCTGTCGGGCTCTTTGCCCACTATGGAAAAGATCCCGGAAGGACGGTGGAAACCTGGCACGACGGCTACTACCATACAGGAGATATGGCTTGGATGGACGAAGACGGATACCTGTGGTTTGTGGGACGGGCTGACGATATCATCAAGACATCAGGATACAAGGTCGGGCCCTTTGAAGTGGAAAGTGCCCTTATCCAGCACCCTGCTGTTCTGGAGTGTGCAATCACGGGCGTTCCCGACCCTGTCAGAGGTCAGGTCATCAAGGCAACCATTGTGCTTACAAAGGACTACACGCCGAGCGAAGCTCTTAAGAAAGAGCTGCAGAATCATGTAAAAAATGTCACGGCTCCTTATAAGTATCCCAGGATTGTAGAATTCGTCCCCGAACTTCCAAAGACCATCAGTGGAAAAATCCGCAGGATAGAAATCCGTGATCAGGATCAAAAACAATAA
- a CDS encoding ferredoxin family protein codes for MAKTDIKKPYPVINILECKACGRCLLACPKDVLFMSENLNARGYHYVEYKGEGCSGCASCYYTCPEPLALEIHIPLKKEEAE; via the coding sequence ATGGCAAAAACTGATATAAAAAAACCGTACCCTGTTATTAATATTCTGGAATGCAAGGCATGTGGGCGCTGCCTTCTTGCCTGCCCGAAGGACGTACTTTTCATGAGTGAGAACCTGAATGCGCGGGGTTACCACTACGTAGAGTATAAAGGAGAAGGCTGCTCAGGTTGTGCGAGCTGCTACTATACCTGCCCTGAACCCCTGGCACTGGAAATCCATATTCCCCTGAAAAAGGAGGAAGCCGAATAA
- a CDS encoding 3-methyl-2-oxobutanoate dehydrogenase subunit VorB, with product MATQLIKGNSAVIVGALYAGCDCFFGYPITPASEILHDASSYFPKIGRKFVQAESEEAAINMVFGGASAGHRVMTSSSGPGISLMQEGVSYLAGAELPCVLVDVMRAGPGLGNIGPEQADYNQVVKGGGHGNYRTIVLAPNSVQEMCDFTMKAFELAFKYRNPAVVLADGVLGQMIESLEFPKKALSPKIDANWAVNGTAETRPNLITSIFLDFNELGQFNEKLQAKYEVIMQNEVDYEEYMTEDASIVLVSYGISSRICRSAVDLARQAGIKVGLFRPKTLFPFPEAQLKALADKGCSFISVEMSNGQMIDDIRLAIRCSQPVELVNRMGGNLITLDQIMDKIRKVAGEA from the coding sequence ATGGCAACACAACTCATTAAAGGCAACTCTGCAGTAATCGTCGGCGCACTCTACGCTGGCTGTGATTGTTTCTTTGGATACCCTATAACTCCGGCAAGTGAGATACTGCACGATGCTTCCAGTTACTTCCCGAAAATTGGCAGGAAATTTGTTCAGGCCGAATCTGAAGAAGCCGCAATTAACATGGTTTTCGGAGGAGCATCAGCCGGACACAGGGTCATGACATCCTCATCAGGGCCTGGAATCAGCCTGATGCAGGAGGGAGTTTCTTACCTTGCAGGTGCAGAATTGCCCTGTGTACTCGTGGATGTTATGCGGGCAGGACCGGGGCTTGGGAACATCGGGCCTGAGCAGGCAGACTATAATCAGGTCGTAAAAGGTGGAGGGCACGGAAATTATAGGACCATTGTGCTTGCTCCCAATTCTGTGCAGGAAATGTGCGACTTTACTATGAAAGCCTTTGAGCTGGCTTTCAAGTATAGGAATCCTGCAGTCGTGCTTGCTGACGGAGTGCTCGGGCAGATGATCGAGTCCCTGGAGTTCCCAAAAAAAGCTCTTTCCCCGAAAATCGATGCCAACTGGGCAGTCAACGGAACGGCAGAAACCAGACCTAACCTGATAACCTCAATCTTCCTGGACTTCAATGAACTCGGGCAGTTCAATGAGAAGTTGCAGGCAAAGTACGAGGTTATAATGCAGAATGAGGTTGACTACGAGGAATACATGACCGAGGACGCCTCAATTGTGCTTGTCTCTTACGGTATAAGCAGCAGGATCTGCAGGTCAGCCGTAGATCTTGCCAGGCAGGCAGGAATAAAAGTAGGGCTTTTCAGACCCAAAACTCTTTTCCCGTTCCCGGAGGCGCAGTTGAAAGCCCTTGCAGATAAGGGATGTTCCTTCATCTCTGTGGAGATGAGCAACGGGCAGATGATAGACGATATCAGGCTTGCTATTAGATGTTCACAGCCCGTGGAACTGGTAAATCGCATGGGAGGAAACCTGATTACCCTTGACCAGATTATGGACAAAATCAGAAAGGTTGCAGGGGAGGCATGA
- a CDS encoding 2-oxoacid:acceptor oxidoreductase family protein: MAAEIINGEKVIGRPKALYAEYPRKGGAAPTATHYCPGCGHGVLHKLIAEAIDDLGIQDRTVMISPVGCAVFAYYYFDVGNIQVAHGRAPAVGTGVSRAEENAVVISYQGDGDLASIGLNETLQAANRGEKLAVFFVNNTVYGMTGGQMAPTTLIGEKTTTTPQGRDPRFAGYPLHMCELLSNLKAPVFIERVSVSDISHIRKARKAIRKAMEIQRDGKGYAFVEVLAACPTNLRMDAKQAIAFINEEMEKEFPLKNFRDNSTEAEILHRGVSDFTTESLEKLYGIEAGAGEKPIRADFAPIQTKIAGFGGQGVLSMGLILAQAGVKANLNASWFPSYGPEQRGGTSNCSVVISGQAIGSPTVYTPDILIAMNRPSLEKFEGAVKEGGFILYDSTIGEAETPAGVKVVSVPATEKAKEAGDERAANSFMIGVLLGLNATGLEEEAFKEALAENFAGKPKVIAFNQQVFEAGAEWARENVKV; the protein is encoded by the coding sequence ATGGCAGCAGAAATTATTAACGGAGAAAAAGTTATCGGAAGGCCAAAAGCCCTGTACGCGGAATACCCTCGCAAAGGGGGTGCAGCTCCAACAGCCACCCACTATTGCCCTGGTTGCGGACACGGGGTTTTGCACAAGCTCATCGCTGAAGCGATTGATGATCTCGGAATCCAGGACAGGACAGTTATGATCAGTCCTGTGGGCTGTGCAGTCTTTGCCTATTATTACTTTGATGTAGGTAATATTCAGGTTGCACACGGCCGTGCCCCTGCAGTAGGGACAGGTGTTTCAAGGGCTGAAGAAAATGCTGTGGTTATCTCTTATCAGGGCGACGGAGATCTTGCTTCAATTGGCCTGAACGAGACTCTGCAGGCAGCAAACAGGGGCGAAAAGCTTGCAGTCTTTTTCGTAAATAACACCGTATATGGCATGACAGGCGGGCAGATGGCTCCTACGACCCTTATAGGGGAAAAGACCACCACCACCCCCCAAGGCCGTGACCCTCGTTTTGCAGGCTACCCGCTGCACATGTGTGAACTCTTATCCAACCTGAAAGCCCCGGTATTCATTGAAAGGGTTTCGGTCTCGGACATCTCTCATATCAGGAAAGCCAGAAAGGCTATCAGGAAAGCTATGGAGATCCAGCGCGACGGCAAAGGCTATGCTTTTGTGGAAGTCCTTGCAGCCTGCCCGACAAATTTGAGGATGGATGCCAAACAGGCTATAGCATTCATCAATGAAGAAATGGAAAAGGAATTCCCACTTAAGAACTTCAGAGATAACTCCACAGAAGCCGAAATCCTCCACAGGGGCGTAAGCGACTTCACAACGGAATCCCTGGAAAAACTTTACGGGATTGAAGCCGGAGCCGGGGAAAAACCCATCAGAGCAGACTTTGCTCCGATCCAGACGAAGATTGCGGGTTTCGGTGGTCAGGGAGTTCTGAGTATGGGGCTTATCCTTGCACAGGCTGGAGTCAAGGCAAACCTTAACGCCTCCTGGTTCCCTTCCTATGGTCCGGAACAGCGTGGGGGAACCTCAAACTGTTCGGTCGTGATCTCAGGCCAGGCAATAGGTTCTCCTACGGTCTACACCCCAGACATCCTTATAGCCATGAACCGCCCCTCCCTTGAGAAATTTGAAGGGGCAGTAAAAGAAGGAGGCTTTATTCTCTACGATTCGACCATAGGTGAAGCTGAGACTCCTGCAGGCGTAAAAGTCGTTTCAGTCCCGGCAACCGAAAAAGCCAAGGAAGCAGGCGATGAAAGAGCTGCAAACTCCTTTATGATTGGAGTCCTTCTGGGTCTGAACGCAACAGGTCTTGAAGAAGAAGCCTTCAAAGAAGCTCTTGCCGAGAACTTTGCAGGTAAACCAAAGGTTATTGCATTCAACCAGCAGGTGTTCGAGGCCGGGGCAGAGTGGGCAAGAGAAAATGTTAAGGTATAA
- a CDS encoding DUF5305 family protein, with protein MLEILFLKLKNTLINNSRIFIVVLGMAIILSSSCVYETYTQDVHEEQEKLISSYTQHGKYTYTAPVTEINPLYSKGTRLEMGKPMYFFAVSPTLDVSFAYNLNATDSTNLRVECETVVVATSRENSGESQKIVWEKEFPVEEMGYVNIGNKDVLIHEFSLNVSEIQSKVTKIQDQIKYSSDTTIEIVTHVNYKGEINGEEINNTTDFALPLVINSAYYKMPEKLEFNESTDTYKKFQVKKEPSVSAIKLPLSLFLLSTILIGALIPCTKMTKVDPELIKKLEKEQKYLPFIKFISKGKVPDNWDSLMQVEIYSLQDLVDAAVDMNERVVNDIESGAYFIIHDNVLYIFFDISLKESENEN; from the coding sequence ATGCTGGAAATATTGTTCCTTAAACTGAAAAATACATTAATAAACAATTCCAGAATATTTATTGTTGTATTAGGGATGGCAATAATATTATCCAGCTCTTGTGTTTATGAAACATATACACAAGATGTGCACGAAGAACAAGAAAAATTGATTTCTTCCTATACACAACACGGAAAATATACATATACAGCCCCTGTAACAGAGATAAATCCACTCTATTCTAAAGGAACCAGACTTGAAATGGGAAAACCAATGTATTTTTTTGCCGTGTCTCCTACTCTTGATGTTTCATTTGCATACAACCTAAATGCTACAGATTCGACCAATCTTCGAGTAGAATGTGAAACTGTTGTTGTTGCAACCAGTAGGGAGAACTCAGGAGAAAGTCAAAAAATAGTATGGGAAAAGGAGTTTCCCGTGGAAGAGATGGGATATGTTAACATTGGAAATAAAGATGTACTTATCCATGAATTTTCCCTTAATGTGTCGGAAATTCAGTCAAAGGTAACAAAAATACAGGACCAGATAAAATATTCATCAGATACAACTATTGAAATTGTTACTCATGTTAATTATAAGGGAGAAATAAACGGAGAAGAAATTAACAATACAACAGATTTTGCTTTACCCTTGGTGATCAATTCTGCATATTATAAGATGCCTGAAAAACTGGAATTTAACGAAAGTACTGATACATATAAAAAATTTCAGGTTAAAAAAGAGCCTTCCGTATCAGCAATTAAACTGCCTCTTTCCTTATTTCTGCTTAGCACAATTCTAATAGGGGCACTTATTCCATGCACAAAAATGACTAAAGTTGATCCCGAATTAATTAAAAAATTAGAAAAAGAACAAAAATATTTACCTTTTATAAAATTTATTAGCAAAGGCAAAGTTCCAGATAACTGGGATTCTCTTATGCAAGTTGAGATATATTCACTCCAGGACCTTGTGGATGCTGCTGTTGATATGAATGAACGTGTAGTCAATGATATTGAATCTGGTGCGTATTTCATAATTCATGATAATGTACTATATATTTTCTTTGATATATCTTTAAAAGAAAGTGAAAATGAAAACTGA
- a CDS encoding TasA family protein, translating to MLNKKMLLSVLIIGLVSVITGSSTWAYFQDTERSDDNTFTAGTLDLNLTNAQFTLSNKEPGDSGTETQTIRNNGSLAGELDVTFSEITNTESTGSTEYEQDGTPGELGAEAEMLVFIDVDGSGTLTENDIVLRSDETVVTAPASPVEGNYFAKVNLYGSNDFDQAIVSMDPNVQRDIIFKWRIPTEAGNTIQGDSVSFDVSFTLEQADMDY from the coding sequence ATGTTAAACAAAAAAATGCTTTTGAGCGTGCTTATCATTGGCCTGGTCAGTGTTATAACAGGCTCTTCGACATGGGCATATTTCCAGGATACAGAGCGAAGTGATGATAATACTTTTACTGCAGGAACTCTTGACCTTAATTTAACTAATGCTCAATTTACACTTAGTAACAAAGAACCTGGGGATTCCGGCACAGAAACTCAGACAATCCGAAATAATGGATCTCTTGCTGGAGAACTGGATGTCACGTTTTCCGAAATCACAAATACGGAAAGTACAGGAAGTACTGAGTATGAGCAGGATGGTACTCCTGGAGAACTCGGAGCAGAAGCAGAGATGTTAGTATTTATCGACGTAGATGGCTCAGGAACACTTACTGAAAATGACATTGTACTGAGATCAGATGAAACTGTTGTTACAGCACCTGCCTCCCCAGTTGAAGGAAATTATTTCGCTAAAGTAAACTTGTATGGTTCAAATGATTTTGATCAGGCCATAGTATCAATGGATCCTAATGTTCAACGCGATATTATTTTCAAGTGGAGAATTCCAACTGAGGCTGGTAACACGATTCAGGGAGACAGTGTTAGCTTTGATGTTTCGTTCACTCTTGAACAGGCTGACATGGATTATTAA
- a CDS encoding S24 family peptidase, with product MIPIGSLYFITVTGTSMEPMITSDDIIVISSRETSIELGTIVAYYYHFEDSSSPSIITHRVINFAPEGLEQKEMHAQMRTITLWQLKT from the coding sequence ATGATTCCAATTGGCTCGCTTTATTTTATAACTGTAACGGGTACAAGCATGGAACCTATGATAACTTCAGATGATATTATTGTTATTAGTTCCAGGGAGACTTCCATTGAATTGGGGACCATCGTAGCATACTATTACCATTTTGAGGATAGCTCCTCTCCATCCATAATCACACACAGAGTAATAAATTTTGCACCTGAAGGTTTAGAACAAAAGGAGATGCATGCGCAAATGCGGACAATTACATTGTGGCAGCTGAAGACGTAA
- a CDS encoding signal peptidase I yields the protein MEKKESLWIAIVFVIAIFLINALIPLLTGSEKAMVVLSGSMTPIMLAGDMIVVKSVNPDELTVGDVIAFRDPGGKDTFVTHRIIKIEVKDEKRIFRTKGDANEEEDFFKVPDSDVVGKLIFVIPFAGYLPVASKNKTVFLLAVILPAIIILGDEIRTMIEYSNPVRAHKIEYDKKKDSRRVYFMIKGKRLMAIVLVSGLVFSGIATINLGETGSMFLQGDNKVDNSGFLPSVCVLLPEDSKNRFAIEPWYAVIPPNCEIQVIAPKNMHVMISSAPYILPVFWIISLAEINPYLPMVTEIVLYTSIFTLFMLPLWYRKIILGRKVKRMRFNRLLMLSKRTLNLRLFTVLHDLERKI from the coding sequence ATGGAAAAAAAAGAAAGTCTTTGGATAGCGATTGTATTTGTAATTGCGATATTCCTTATCAATGCTTTAATTCCACTCTTAACAGGATCAGAAAAGGCTATGGTAGTGTTAAGTGGAAGTATGACGCCGATAATGCTAGCTGGAGATATGATAGTTGTAAAGTCTGTCAATCCGGACGAACTTACAGTTGGAGATGTCATAGCTTTCCGGGATCCTGGTGGCAAAGATACATTTGTAACACACAGAATTATCAAAATAGAAGTAAAAGATGAAAAACGAATTTTTAGGACAAAAGGGGATGCAAACGAGGAAGAGGATTTCTTTAAAGTCCCAGATTCTGATGTGGTTGGGAAATTAATTTTCGTCATTCCTTTTGCAGGATATTTGCCTGTGGCTTCAAAGAATAAAACAGTTTTTTTACTCGCAGTGATACTTCCTGCAATCATCATACTAGGGGATGAAATCAGGACAATGATAGAATATTCAAATCCGGTTCGTGCCCATAAAATTGAATACGATAAGAAAAAAGATTCCAGACGTGTATATTTTATGATTAAGGGGAAACGGCTAATGGCAATCGTTTTGGTAAGTGGCTTAGTATTTTCAGGAATTGCCACTATTAATTTAGGGGAAACCGGATCTATGTTTCTTCAGGGAGACAATAAGGTAGATAATTCGGGCTTTCTTCCTTCTGTATGCGTGCTTCTGCCGGAAGATTCCAAGAATAGATTTGCTATTGAACCATGGTACGCAGTGATTCCTCCGAATTGTGAAATTCAGGTTATTGCTCCTAAAAACATGCATGTAATGATAAGCTCAGCACCTTATATTCTGCCGGTCTTCTGGATAATATCGCTAGCTGAAATAAATCCTTATCTACCTATGGTTACCGAGATTGTACTTTATACCTCAATTTTTACGTTATTTATGCTTCCCCTGTGGTATCGAAAAATAATACTCGGAAGAAAGGTTAAAAGAATGAGATTTAATCGCTTGCTGATGCTGTCGAAAAGAACTCTTAATTTGAGACTTTTTACTGTTTTGCACGATTTAGAGAGAAAAATCTAA
- a CDS encoding type III PLP-dependent enzyme, protein MRKEPYEFPLEDFSPREDFNKIKKFSRDKETPFLIIDLQRIEQSYDKLVEHMPFAKIHYAVKANPMDKVVLALKNKGSNFDVATVYELDQLLQLGVEPERISYGNTIKKEKDIGYAYEKGIRLFVTDSESDLKKLSRKAPGSRVFFRILTESDGADWPLSRKFGSHPDLIYKLIMKAEKLGLEPYGLSFHVGSQQRDIGQWDNAISKCKYLFEAVAEKGIKLKMINLGGGFPAKYQSQANDLETYAMEIRRFLHDDFGEELPEILIEPGRSLVADAGIIVSEVIMISRKARFNQYKWVYLDIGKFGGLIETLDECIKYPILCDKKGCAEEVILAGPTCDSMDILYEHHKYSFPHTMREGNRVYIFTTGAYTQSYCSVNFNGFPSLKAYII, encoded by the coding sequence ATGAGAAAAGAGCCTTATGAGTTCCCACTGGAAGATTTCAGTCCAAGAGAAGATTTTAACAAAATTAAAAAGTTCTCCCGGGATAAAGAAACACCATTTCTGATCATTGATCTTCAGAGAATAGAGCAAAGTTATGATAAACTTGTAGAGCACATGCCTTTTGCAAAAATTCACTATGCTGTAAAGGCCAATCCTATGGATAAAGTAGTGCTTGCTCTGAAGAACAAAGGTTCCAACTTTGATGTTGCAACGGTTTACGAACTTGATCAGTTGCTACAGCTCGGGGTAGAGCCTGAGAGGATAAGTTATGGAAACACGATCAAGAAAGAAAAGGACATAGGTTATGCCTATGAGAAAGGAATAAGGCTCTTTGTTACTGATTCAGAAAGTGATTTGAAAAAGTTATCCCGAAAAGCTCCCGGTTCAAGAGTTTTTTTCAGGATCCTTACAGAAAGTGATGGCGCGGACTGGCCACTTTCGAGAAAATTCGGCTCGCATCCTGACCTGATATACAAACTGATTATGAAAGCCGAAAAGCTTGGGCTTGAACCTTACGGACTTTCGTTCCATGTTGGTTCCCAGCAAAGAGATATAGGACAGTGGGACAATGCAATCTCCAAGTGCAAATACCTTTTTGAAGCAGTGGCCGAAAAAGGAATTAAGCTTAAAATGATCAATCTCGGTGGAGGCTTCCCCGCAAAATACCAGTCTCAGGCCAACGACCTTGAGACTTATGCCATGGAAATCCGCCGCTTTTTGCATGATGACTTCGGAGAAGAGCTCCCCGAAATCCTTATCGAGCCAGGGCGTTCTCTGGTTGCCGATGCCGGGATAATCGTAAGTGAAGTCATTATGATATCCCGAAAGGCCAGGTTCAACCAGTACAAATGGGTTTATCTTGATATCGGAAAGTTCGGCGGCCTTATTGAGACCCTTGACGAATGCATCAAATATCCCATTTTATGTGATAAAAAAGGATGTGCAGAAGAGGTCATCCTTGCAGGTCCTACCTGCGACAGCATGGACATCCTCTATGAGCACCATAAGTATTCATTCCCCCATACTATGAGAGAAGGCAACCGTGTATATATCTTCACAACCGGAGCCTACACCCAGAGTTACTGTTCCGTGAATTTTAACGGCTTTCCATCTCTCAAAGCCTACATTATCTAA
- a CDS encoding APC family permease gives MEGKSELKKELSLLEITLVGIGNILGAGIYVLMGKAAGLAGNMVWFSFLFAGVAASLSALSYMELSSMYPRAGAEYEFAKRAFGERMGLFVGLLVVYFVILTSSAVALGFGRYFSNLFGGGSLLGAVGLFIVLSLIMVYGIKESARLAGIITLIELSGLLIIIYVGIPYLGTVNYFESPNLSGVFEASALIFFAFLGFEDIVRLSQETKDAEKTTPRALLIAISFTVLIYICVAVSAVSVLDFQVLGHSDVPLADVAAVALGDKAFVLLSWIALFSTMNTVLVVMLGGSRIVYGMARAGSLPGSFSRIHSRYQTPWAAIFGVAALSILFVLFRDIATVANISNFMIFIVFFMVNLSLIKLRYSDPERQRPFKVPFSIGRFPLLPSLGALSSLFLFSQLNAEIIIYGLVLVGISILIVLLKTRKKS, from the coding sequence ATGGAAGGAAAATCTGAACTAAAAAAGGAACTGAGTTTACTGGAAATTACTCTGGTAGGAATTGGCAACATTCTCGGAGCCGGGATCTATGTGCTTATGGGAAAAGCTGCGGGGCTTGCAGGGAATATGGTCTGGTTTTCCTTTCTGTTTGCAGGAGTTGCTGCCTCACTTTCTGCCCTCAGCTACATGGAGCTCTCTTCCATGTACCCCCGTGCAGGGGCAGAATATGAGTTTGCAAAGAGAGCTTTTGGAGAACGTATGGGGCTGTTTGTGGGACTGCTCGTTGTCTATTTTGTGATACTAACCAGCTCTGCGGTTGCCCTCGGTTTTGGAAGGTATTTCAGCAACCTTTTCGGGGGCGGAAGTTTACTAGGAGCAGTAGGCCTGTTTATTGTCCTGAGCCTCATCATGGTTTATGGTATCAAGGAATCTGCGCGACTCGCTGGTATCATAACTTTGATAGAACTTTCAGGACTTTTAATAATTATCTACGTGGGAATCCCTTATCTTGGTACGGTAAATTACTTTGAGTCTCCGAACCTCTCAGGAGTCTTTGAGGCTTCTGCTTTGATTTTTTTTGCATTTCTGGGTTTTGAAGATATTGTGAGATTGTCCCAGGAAACAAAAGATGCAGAGAAAACCACCCCCAGAGCTTTGCTTATTGCTATCTCCTTCACAGTTCTCATCTATATTTGTGTGGCAGTATCTGCTGTAAGCGTGCTTGATTTTCAGGTTCTTGGACATTCAGACGTTCCACTTGCTGACGTTGCAGCTGTTGCTCTTGGGGATAAAGCTTTTGTTCTTCTTTCCTGGATCGCCCTTTTTTCTACAATGAATACCGTGCTTGTGGTAATGCTAGGGGGGTCAAGGATTGTTTACGGCATGGCACGGGCAGGATCGCTTCCCGGAAGCTTCTCAAGGATACACAGTCGTTACCAGACTCCATGGGCCGCCATTTTCGGAGTTGCCGCCCTCTCGATTTTGTTTGTCTTATTCAGAGACATTGCAACCGTAGCAAATATTTCGAACTTTATGATTTTTATTGTCTTTTTTATGGTCAATCTTTCCCTTATAAAACTCCGTTATTCTGACCCTGAAAGACAACGTCCTTTTAAAGTTCCTTTTAGTATAGGCCGCTTTCCCCTGCTTCCTTCTCTTGGTGCTCTTTCTTCTTTATTTCTCTTTTCTCAGTTAAATGCAGAAATCATAATTTACGGGCTTGTTCTTGTAGGAATCAGTATACTGATAGTGCTTCTCAAAACCAGAAAAAAGTCTTGA